The Niallia alba genome includes a window with the following:
- a CDS encoding 6-phospho-beta-glucosidase, with product MSQSLKIVTIGGGSSYTPELIEGFIKYHEELPVKEIWLVDIEEGKEKLEIVGELARRMVAKAGVPIDIFLTLDRKKALVDADFVTTQLRVGQLAARALDEKIPLKHGVIGQETNGPGGLFKAFRTIPVILEIAKEMEALCPNAWLINFTNPAGMVTEAVLRYSNISKVVGLCNVPIGMERGVADLLSVDPARVRIDFAGLNHMVYGLDVYVDGKSVKREVIELITDPDKAITMQNIHAMGWEPEFLRGLNLFPCPYHNYYYKTGDVLAQELKEAEKGETRAEVVQKLEEGLFELYKDPELAIKPPQLEKRGGAYYSDAAVRLIRSMYMDKCDIQAVNTVNHGAITGLPYESAVEISCIITKDGPKPIAVGELPVAVQGLVAQIKSFERVAIEAAISGDYEKALLAMTINPLVPSDRVAKLILDEMLEAHKAYVPQFFAKKESVRI from the coding sequence ATGAGTCAGAGCTTAAAAATAGTAACAATAGGTGGTGGCTCAAGCTACACGCCTGAACTAATTGAGGGTTTCATTAAGTATCATGAAGAACTGCCTGTAAAGGAAATATGGCTTGTTGATATTGAAGAAGGGAAAGAAAAGTTAGAAATAGTCGGGGAGTTAGCGCGTAGAATGGTAGCGAAGGCGGGAGTTCCCATCGATATTTTTCTAACATTAGATCGGAAAAAGGCACTGGTGGACGCTGATTTTGTGACAACACAATTACGTGTAGGACAGCTCGCTGCAAGAGCACTTGATGAAAAAATTCCATTGAAGCATGGCGTTATTGGCCAAGAGACAAATGGACCTGGTGGACTATTTAAAGCTTTTCGTACGATTCCCGTTATTTTGGAAATAGCAAAAGAAATGGAAGCATTGTGCCCCAATGCATGGTTAATCAATTTTACTAATCCTGCTGGGATGGTAACAGAAGCAGTACTTCGCTACAGCAACATTTCAAAAGTAGTTGGTCTATGTAATGTGCCGATTGGAATGGAACGTGGTGTTGCAGATTTATTGAGTGTTGATCCTGCAAGAGTAAGAATAGATTTCGCTGGATTGAATCATATGGTTTATGGGCTTGACGTTTATGTGGATGGCAAAAGTGTGAAGCGTGAGGTCATTGAATTAATAACAGATCCTGATAAAGCAATTACAATGCAAAATATTCATGCTATGGGATGGGAGCCTGAATTTTTAAGAGGATTAAATTTATTTCCTTGCCCTTACCACAATTACTATTATAAAACAGGCGATGTGCTTGCACAGGAACTAAAGGAAGCCGAAAAAGGGGAAACTCGAGCTGAAGTTGTGCAAAAATTAGAAGAGGGATTATTTGAATTATATAAGGACCCAGAATTGGCCATAAAACCTCCTCAGTTAGAAAAACGTGGAGGCGCTTACTATAGTGATGCTGCTGTACGTTTGATCCGCTCCATGTATATGGATAAATGTGATATTCAGGCAGTCAATACAGTAAATCATGGAGCTATAACAGGACTTCCATATGAATCTGCAGTGGAAATAAGTTGTATCATTACGAAAGACGGACCGAAGCCAATTGCTGTTGGCGAACTTCCAGTAGCAGTACAGGGGCTAGTAGCGCAAATTAAATCGTTTGAAAGAGTGGCTATTGAAGCTGCTATTTCTGGGGATTATGAAAAAGCCTTACTTGCTATGACTATTAATCCACTTGTACCAAGTGATCGAGTTGCAAAGCTAATTCTAGATGAAATGCTAGAGGCCCATAAAGCATATGTCCCACAGTTTTTTGCGAAAAAAGAAAGTGTTCGTATATAA
- a CDS encoding PTS lactose/cellobiose transporter subunit IIA, whose protein sequence is MNTEELYQLSFQLILHSGNARSFAMEAIQDAKKKDFHAAKKKITESDTELSEAHKIQTKLLHLEAGGDKFTIPVILIHAQDHLMTAITLKELALEIIELREEFLQGTPREGMAE, encoded by the coding sequence GTGAATACGGAAGAATTATACCAGCTCTCCTTTCAGCTGATTTTACATAGTGGAAATGCGAGAAGCTTTGCGATGGAAGCAATCCAAGACGCGAAAAAAAAGGATTTTCATGCTGCCAAAAAGAAGATAACAGAGTCGGATACAGAACTATCAGAGGCTCATAAAATTCAGACAAAATTACTCCATCTTGAGGCGGGCGGGGACAAATTTACAATTCCAGTTATTCTTATTCATGCACAAGATCACTTAATGACAGCAATAACATTAAAGGAACTTGCTCTTGAAATCATTGAATTGCGTGAAGAATTTTTGCAAGGGACACCAAGAGAGGGGATGGCAGAATGA
- a CDS encoding PTS sugar transporter subunit IIC, translating to MMGFIEKFIMPFALKLGNQRHLLAIRDTLIGMIAITIVGSFAVLFNNLGQIIPPYGRMMESIFGPNWSTLGGDIWFGTFAFLSVFAVFGISYKLARSYGDEGFEAMLISAACFFLLLPQTANVTLPIDEAASETVAGGVWGLVSVNYFNATALFTAIIVALVATEIFLRLAKIKALVIKMPDGVPPAVAKSFAKLVPGMGTIFLVGLFGVVFRMITDGKVLNDWLNTVIVSPLTSAVDSLPFAILIVLLVHLFWMVGLHGPNVLGGITTPLFEKTGAENIDLAQAGVQALGEYHILAGSFLDAFVYLGGSGATLGLIIAMIIAGRKRYKQMIGLGGAPGIFQINEPILFGLPIVLNPIWFIPFVIGPVITTIISYLAVYYGIVPPITAKIPWVTPPIVGGYLATGGSFLGAGLAALNLIISTVIYLPFVYAQVKIDSKNKTELTKDSDSVSV from the coding sequence ATGATGGGATTTATTGAAAAATTTATCATGCCTTTTGCATTAAAGTTAGGTAATCAAAGGCATCTACTTGCGATTAGGGATACACTAATTGGAATGATTGCTATTACCATTGTAGGATCATTTGCTGTCTTATTTAATAATCTAGGCCAGATTATTCCCCCATATGGAAGAATGATGGAGTCAATATTTGGTCCTAACTGGTCAACTTTGGGAGGAGATATTTGGTTTGGAACCTTTGCATTTCTTTCCGTTTTTGCGGTATTTGGAATTTCCTATAAATTAGCTAGATCATATGGTGATGAAGGTTTTGAAGCAATGCTTATTTCCGCAGCGTGTTTTTTCTTATTATTGCCCCAAACAGCAAATGTGACCTTACCTATAGATGAAGCGGCGTCTGAAACGGTTGCAGGTGGAGTCTGGGGATTAGTATCCGTTAACTATTTTAATGCAACAGCCCTTTTTACAGCCATTATCGTAGCATTGGTAGCTACAGAAATATTCCTGCGATTAGCGAAAATCAAAGCGTTAGTAATAAAAATGCCCGATGGAGTGCCTCCTGCTGTTGCTAAGTCGTTTGCAAAATTAGTGCCAGGTATGGGGACTATTTTTCTAGTAGGGCTATTTGGCGTAGTTTTTAGAATGATAACAGATGGAAAGGTTTTAAATGATTGGTTAAATACGGTTATTGTGTCTCCATTAACAAGTGCTGTTGACTCTCTTCCATTTGCAATATTAATAGTTTTATTGGTGCACTTGTTCTGGATGGTTGGTCTACATGGACCCAATGTATTAGGTGGAATTACGACACCGTTATTTGAAAAAACAGGAGCTGAAAATATTGATTTAGCTCAAGCTGGAGTTCAGGCATTGGGAGAATATCATATTCTTGCTGGATCATTTCTAGATGCTTTTGTGTATTTGGGAGGGTCAGGGGCAACCTTAGGGCTAATTATCGCGATGATTATTGCAGGAAGGAAACGATATAAACAAATGATTGGTCTTGGCGGAGCGCCAGGTATTTTCCAAATCAATGAACCTATCCTTTTTGGTTTGCCAATTGTTTTAAATCCAATTTGGTTTATTCCGTTTGTAATTGGACCTGTTATTACAACGATTATTTCTTATCTTGCAGTCTATTACGGCATCGTTCCACCGATAACCGCTAAAATTCCTTGGGTAACACCACCGATAGTCGGCGGTTACTTAGCAACAGGAGGAAGTTTTTTAGGAGCTGGCTTAGCAGCCTTAAACTTAATCATATCAACAGTTATCTATCTACCGTTTGTTTATGCTCAAGTCAAAATTGATTCGAAAAATAAAACAGAGCTTACAAAAGATTCCGATTCTGTAAGTGTCTAA
- a CDS encoding PTS sugar transporter subunit IIB, with the protein MNILLCCSAGMSTSLLVSKMEQSAKNQGIDCKIWAIAASEVNNEIENADVVLLGPQVRFLLPQVKKAGDQQGIPVATINPQDYGLCNGEKVLAQATTLIKGE; encoded by the coding sequence GTGAATATTCTATTATGTTGTTCGGCTGGAATGTCTACAAGTTTACTAGTTTCAAAAATGGAACAAAGTGCAAAAAATCAAGGAATAGATTGCAAAATTTGGGCGATAGCAGCATCAGAAGTGAACAATGAGATAGAGAACGCTGACGTCGTTTTATTAGGTCCACAAGTACGTTTTCTTTTGCCTCAAGTGAAAAAAGCAGGCGATCAACAGGGGATCCCGGTCGCAACCATTAATCCACAGGACTACGGACTATGTAATGGTGAAAAAGTGCTGGCACAAGCCACTACATTAATTAAGGGGGAATAA
- a CDS encoding GntR family transcriptional regulator has protein sequence MEEINKEAALHSIVKESIINMIKSGEYQPNTKLPTEAEFCETFGVSRTTIRTALQQLTIEGYVYRVQGKGTFVAENKVKQSLTSTVEQFSEQITMQGKDPSIKVLQLKVIEATDFLAKQFKQNIGDPVNCLERMRYVNDTPLQYEISYLPWYKVPGLDSAACEKSLYKMLETKYDIKIRKTVEHLELILADDTISKKLEIPTGSPCFLLETFAYAEDETAIEYSKTIFRGDRAHFVIERNY, from the coding sequence GTGGAAGAAATAAACAAAGAAGCTGCATTACACTCAATTGTAAAAGAGTCTATTATCAACATGATTAAAAGTGGCGAATATCAACCAAATACTAAGTTGCCAACCGAGGCTGAATTTTGTGAGACATTTGGAGTGAGTAGGACAACTATCCGTACAGCACTCCAACAGTTAACAATTGAAGGATATGTCTATAGAGTACAAGGGAAAGGTACCTTTGTGGCTGAAAATAAAGTAAAACAATCTTTAACTAGTACAGTAGAACAGTTTTCCGAACAAATTACGATGCAAGGGAAAGACCCATCCATTAAGGTATTACAACTTAAAGTCATTGAAGCCACAGACTTTCTTGCAAAACAGTTTAAACAAAATATAGGTGATCCCGTCAATTGCCTAGAACGTATGCGTTATGTAAATGATACTCCTCTTCAGTATGAGATATCCTATCTACCCTGGTACAAGGTGCCCGGACTAGACAGCGCAGCCTGTGAAAAATCTTTATATAAGATGCTTGAAACAAAATACGACATAAAGATTAGAAAAACAGTAGAGCACTTAGAATTGATTTTAGCGGATGATACGATTTCTAAAAAGCTTGAGATTCCTACTGGTTCTCCGTGCTTTTTACTAGAAACATTTGCTTATGCAGAAGATGAAACTGCCATAGAATACTCAAAGACTATTTTCCGTGGAGATAGAGCACATTTTGTCATCGAGCGGAATTACTAG
- the thiW gene encoding energy coupling factor transporter S component ThiW gives MKRIKLLVIMAMFTAIGTYGSTMLWFPAGIAKAYPVQHALNVIAGVILGPIPAVIIAFATSLLRNLLGTGSLLAFPGSMIGALLAGYLFHKTSKPIFAALGEFVGTGIIASLVAVPYASILLGTKTGALFYMPSFAVSSFAGSIIGLILVSRLVKIKSFQLLNQN, from the coding sequence ATGAAAAGAATTAAATTATTGGTTATAATGGCCATGTTTACGGCGATTGGGACATATGGATCAACTATGTTATGGTTTCCGGCAGGTATTGCCAAAGCATATCCAGTCCAACATGCATTAAACGTAATAGCTGGAGTAATTCTTGGACCGATCCCAGCAGTGATTATTGCCTTTGCTACTTCACTGTTAAGAAACTTATTGGGAACGGGATCTTTATTAGCATTTCCAGGGAGTATGATTGGCGCACTTCTAGCAGGCTATCTATTTCATAAAACATCTAAACCAATCTTTGCAGCTTTAGGGGAATTTGTCGGAACAGGCATTATCGCTTCATTAGTGGCAGTACCATATGCCTCTATCCTATTAGGCACAAAAACAGGCGCCCTATTTTATATGCCATCCTTCGCTGTCAGTAGTTTTGCAGGATCGATAATCGGGTTAATTTTAGTAAGTAGATTGGTAAAAATAAAGTCATTTCAACTGTTAAATCAAAATTAG
- a CDS encoding ABC transporter substrate-binding protein, producing MKKCRLFLLACLSIVLVLAGCASNKGTKETKDGLRKLVISEPVHLIGYLPLYVAIEEGYFEEEGLEVEVITATGGAHVTSVVSGDAWGVMGGPDSVQMANLGSSDPIQSVVNVVNRANVYLMGNSEVTIDSTNKEELANYLKGKTIAAGRYGGSPNLLTRWLLMDLGLDPEKDVKLEEPADASAVVSLVESGNADIANGGEPQITEGIKKGAWKEPFYSFASLGDYPYSVVSVKKSTIEKEPEVVESFVRAVLKGLKKVEEDPELSMKVLKAEFPSTLEESLQASLDRAYADELWSKDGFISEEAVAKPMDVVEKTGVYTEGYKYDELIDMQFVEKLSKE from the coding sequence TTGAAAAAGTGCAGGCTTTTTCTACTTGCTTGTCTTAGTATCGTCTTAGTCCTTGCTGGATGTGCTTCAAATAAGGGTACAAAGGAAACGAAGGATGGTTTACGAAAGCTTGTCATTTCTGAACCAGTTCACTTAATTGGATACCTTCCATTATATGTCGCGATCGAGGAAGGGTATTTTGAAGAAGAGGGACTGGAGGTAGAGGTTATTACGGCAACAGGGGGAGCACATGTTACGTCTGTTGTCAGTGGCGATGCATGGGGAGTCATGGGTGGACCGGATTCAGTGCAAATGGCCAATCTAGGTAGTTCTGATCCTATTCAGTCAGTAGTAAATGTTGTAAACCGCGCTAATGTTTACTTGATGGGAAATTCAGAGGTTACGATTGATAGTACAAACAAAGAAGAACTAGCAAATTATCTAAAAGGAAAAACAATTGCTGCTGGTCGTTATGGTGGAAGTCCTAATCTTTTAACTAGATGGTTGTTAATGGACTTAGGGCTAGACCCAGAAAAAGACGTTAAATTAGAAGAACCAGCTGATGCAAGTGCTGTTGTTTCCCTTGTTGAATCTGGAAATGCAGATATTGCAAATGGAGGAGAACCGCAAATCACGGAAGGAATTAAAAAAGGTGCTTGGAAAGAGCCGTTTTACAGTTTCGCAAGTTTAGGAGATTATCCTTATTCCGTTGTTAGTGTAAAGAAATCCACCATTGAGAAAGAACCAGAAGTGGTGGAAAGCTTTGTAAGAGCAGTATTAAAGGGATTAAAGAAAGTAGAGGAAGACCCAGAACTTTCGATGAAAGTGTTAAAGGCAGAGTTTCCTTCCACTTTAGAGGAAAGCTTACAAGCATCTTTAGATAGAGCCTATGCGGATGAATTATGGAGTAAAGATGGCTTTATTTCAGAAGAAGCAGTAGCAAAGCCAATGGATGTTGTGGAAAAAACAGGTGTATATACAGAAGGGTATAAATACGATGAATTAATTGACATGCAATTTGTAGAGAAACTGTCAAAGGAATAA
- a CDS encoding ABC transporter permease yields MESKENTTVLYIEDEEAIAKKRKNFTRIGQWSFGVIFLLAWELLSKWKIIDSYYWSSPSTIWKTGYIAWTEGSLWSDLLYTSGATIFGFSLGTFFGALLGLSFWWSYYYSRISEPYLIAFNAVPKLALAPVLVILFGIGFSSKVVLAFMMTIITTALAAYSGVKAVDKDLEKLMYSLGAKRWHVFTKVVVPTTMPWIVSSLKINIALALAGTIVGEFISSRQGIGRMILYAGQIMNINLVWVGVAVLSILSIVMYFATVWLERILLRGRNID; encoded by the coding sequence ATGGAATCAAAGGAAAATACTACAGTTCTTTATATAGAGGATGAAGAAGCAATTGCTAAGAAAAGAAAGAATTTTACTCGCATCGGACAATGGAGCTTTGGGGTTATTTTTCTTCTTGCCTGGGAGCTGCTTTCCAAATGGAAAATTATTGACTCCTATTATTGGAGCAGTCCTTCTACCATATGGAAGACAGGTTATATAGCTTGGACGGAAGGTTCTTTATGGAGTGATTTATTATACACATCAGGGGCAACTATTTTTGGTTTTAGTTTAGGAACTTTCTTTGGAGCCTTGTTGGGGCTTTCCTTCTGGTGGTCCTACTATTATTCTCGTATTTCAGAGCCTTATCTAATTGCATTTAATGCAGTACCAAAACTAGCCCTAGCACCTGTACTTGTTATTTTATTTGGCATAGGCTTTAGCTCCAAAGTAGTTCTTGCTTTTATGATGACCATTATTACGACAGCTCTTGCTGCATATAGTGGAGTGAAGGCAGTTGATAAGGACTTAGAAAAATTAATGTATTCACTTGGAGCAAAGAGATGGCATGTTTTCACAAAAGTTGTTGTCCCAACGACAATGCCTTGGATTGTGAGCAGCCTAAAAATAAACATAGCTTTAGCTTTAGCAGGTACTATTGTTGGTGAATTTATTAGCTCAAGACAGGGAATTGGTAGAATGATCCTATATGCAGGGCAAATTATGAATATTAATCTTGTCTGGGTGGGAGTAGCTGTGTTATCCATCCTATCCATTGTGATGTATTTTGCTACTGTATGGCTAGAAAGGATACTTTTGAGAGGAAGAAATATCGATTAA
- a CDS encoding ABC transporter ATP-binding protein, which translates to MYKLEVKNSSKVFRKNGKEFFALKDTNLQIPEGKFISIIGPSGCGKSTLFNIIAGLIKPSTGNVLLDGKDIVGKSGHVGYMLQKDLLLPWRNILHNVILGLEVKGVPKKEAIQRALPLLERYGLEGFEKHFPDELSGGMRQRAALLRTLLYDQDVILLDEPFGALDAQTRLLMQEWLLQIWGDFKKTILFITHDIDEAIFLSDEIYILTPRPGTIKEKVSIHLPRPRNEQTLLDSEFIQLKEYVLQALKSNEETE; encoded by the coding sequence TTGTATAAATTAGAGGTTAAGAACAGCAGTAAAGTTTTCCGGAAAAATGGAAAGGAGTTTTTCGCATTAAAGGATACAAATTTGCAGATTCCGGAAGGGAAATTTATCAGCATTATTGGTCCAAGTGGATGTGGAAAATCTACCTTATTCAATATTATTGCGGGATTAATAAAACCATCTACAGGCAATGTCTTGTTAGACGGAAAAGATATCGTTGGAAAAAGTGGGCATGTTGGCTATATGCTTCAAAAAGATTTGCTCCTCCCGTGGCGAAATATTCTCCATAATGTGATTTTGGGATTAGAAGTAAAGGGTGTTCCAAAAAAGGAAGCAATTCAAAGAGCACTACCTTTACTAGAAAGATATGGACTAGAAGGATTTGAAAAACATTTTCCCGACGAGCTTTCTGGTGGAATGAGGCAACGAGCTGCCTTACTGCGAACATTGCTTTATGATCAAGATGTTATTTTGCTTGATGAGCCTTTTGGTGCTCTCGATGCACAAACGCGATTGCTTATGCAGGAATGGCTCTTACAAATATGGGGAGATTTTAAGAAAACGATTCTGTTTATTACTCATGATATAGACGAAGCCATTTTTTTGTCAGATGAAATATATATTCTCACACCTAGACCAGGCACGATTAAAGAAAAGGTATCGATTCATTTACCAAGACCTAGAAACGAACAAACACTACTAGACTCTGAATTTATTCAATTAAAAGAATATGTACTACAAGCACTAAAATCAAATGAAGAAACAGAATGA
- a CDS encoding MurR/RpiR family transcriptional regulator, protein MFLKWEDEEEEISQSYIGTLTHDLEATLKHLQDKNFDEICEVIDKSDRIFVYGTGSAQLNAAHELQRAFIVQHRYLTIIHDETKFEVILPDLRPTDLMIIISLSGDTSTLIPKIQKLVAKGIPFISITNMKNNNLARMTPHNLYATTTSVPTNSGINYTSLASFFIVGEVLASQYLEYKEHKRKK, encoded by the coding sequence GTGTTTCTAAAGTGGGAAGACGAAGAGGAAGAAATCAGTCAAAGTTATATCGGAACCTTAACACATGATCTAGAAGCAACATTAAAACATTTGCAGGATAAAAATTTTGATGAGATATGTGAAGTAATCGATAAATCGGACAGAATTTTTGTATATGGAACAGGTTCTGCCCAATTAAATGCGGCACATGAGCTACAACGTGCATTTATCGTCCAACATCGCTATTTAACCATTATCCATGATGAGACAAAATTTGAAGTTATTTTACCTGATCTCCGTCCAACCGATTTAATGATTATTATTTCTTTATCCGGGGATACATCAACATTAATACCGAAGATTCAAAAACTTGTTGCGAAAGGAATTCCTTTTATCTCGATTACGAATATGAAAAATAATAATTTGGCACGAATGACTCCTCATAATCTCTATGCTACTACTACTTCTGTACCGACTAACAGTGGGATTAATTATACATCATTAGCTTCTTTTTTTATCGTTGGAGAAGTACTAGCAAGTCAATATCTCGAATATAAGGAGCACAAAAGAAAAAAATAG
- a CDS encoding bile acid:sodium symporter family protein → MLQKMNAFLGKWMPLLTPISVVIGVLLSGVLHHAAFLVPWIFAVMTFIGSLTSNLKSVKYTITHPLSLLLTLAILHLITPLWAFMIGHLFFQNDPYTITGLTLAVVIPTGITSVIWVSLYKGNIALTLAIILLDTLLSPFLVPLSMSLLVGEAVQLEVWGMMKGLLGMIVLPSIAGMLVNQFALEKAKAWNQTLSPFSKIGLALVVSINSSVVAPYLRNIDKKFLQVALTVFIIALSGYFFAWILGVITKRSKEEIIAMIYSGGMRNISAGAVLAVGFFPPAVAVPVVIGMLFQQILAALYGYFIKLVYEKPLVRNEKIKEGKIS, encoded by the coding sequence ATGTTACAAAAAATGAATGCTTTTCTTGGGAAGTGGATGCCGCTTTTAACCCCTATTAGTGTAGTAATTGGTGTATTACTATCGGGCGTGCTGCATCATGCCGCTTTCTTAGTACCATGGATTTTTGCTGTCATGACTTTTATAGGTAGCTTGACATCTAACTTAAAATCAGTGAAATATACGATTACTCACCCACTTTCTTTACTCTTAACACTAGCTATTCTTCATCTCATCACTCCTTTATGGGCTTTTATGATCGGGCATCTATTTTTTCAAAATGATCCTTATACAATTACAGGTCTTACTTTAGCCGTTGTTATTCCTACTGGGATTACGAGTGTTATTTGGGTTAGCCTATATAAAGGAAACATCGCGCTCACACTCGCGATTATATTGCTCGATACATTGCTTTCTCCATTCCTAGTTCCATTGAGTATGAGTTTGCTTGTTGGAGAAGCTGTACAATTAGAGGTGTGGGGGATGATGAAAGGTCTCCTTGGAATGATTGTTCTACCTTCGATTGCTGGTATGCTTGTGAATCAGTTTGCATTGGAAAAAGCCAAAGCATGGAACCAGACACTTTCGCCTTTTTCCAAAATTGGATTAGCGCTTGTTGTTAGTATTAACAGTTCCGTTGTTGCTCCTTACTTACGAAATATTGATAAAAAATTTCTTCAAGTAGCTCTTACTGTTTTTATCATTGCATTATCTGGTTACTTTTTTGCATGGATATTAGGGGTAATAACGAAGCGTAGCAAGGAGGAAATCATTGCGATGATTTATTCGGGGGGTATGAGAAACATTAGTGCTGGAGCCGTACTTGCTGTAGGCTTCTTTCCTCCAGCAGTAGCTGTTCCCGTTGTGATCGGGATGCTATTTCAACAAATCTTAGCGGCTTTATATGGCTATTTCATTAAACTAGTGTATGAAAAACCATTAGTTAGAAATGAAAAAATAAAGGAAGGGAAAATTTCATGA
- a CDS encoding PTS lactose/cellobiose transporter subunit IIA produces MNTLEEMQTAAFQIITYAGEARSNYVEAIRIARAGEIEEARQKITEGETSYNQIHKVHASLIQREASGEQLPFSLILMHAEDQMLTTETLKIMASEMVEMCGMILNKTS; encoded by the coding sequence ATGAATACTTTAGAAGAAATGCAAACAGCAGCTTTTCAAATTATTACGTATGCAGGAGAAGCGCGCAGTAATTATGTAGAAGCAATCCGTATAGCAAGAGCGGGAGAAATAGAAGAAGCTCGTCAAAAGATAACAGAAGGTGAAACTAGCTATAATCAAATCCATAAAGTCCATGCCTCTCTTATACAAAGAGAAGCATCTGGAGAGCAATTGCCTTTTTCCCTGATTCTTATGCATGCAGAAGATCAAATGCTAACAACCGAAACATTAAAGATTATGGCAAGTGAAATGGTTGAAATGTGTGGAATGATTTTAAATAAGACATCATAA
- a CDS encoding PTS sugar transporter subunit IIB produces the protein MKRIILACAAGMSTSIVVSKMKTAIKARGEEIDVYAIPEGAIAYELATSSEGVMAILLGPQVRFMKQAAENAAKPYGIPVDVIDTKLYGTANGEKILDHALSLAKN, from the coding sequence ATGAAAAGAATTATATTAGCTTGTGCAGCGGGGATGTCTACTTCGATTGTGGTATCAAAAATGAAGACAGCTATTAAGGCAAGAGGAGAAGAAATAGATGTTTATGCTATTCCAGAAGGGGCAATTGCCTATGAATTAGCAACTTCCAGTGAGGGTGTAATGGCGATCCTTTTAGGACCACAAGTACGCTTTATGAAACAAGCTGCTGAAAATGCGGCGAAACCATACGGGATTCCAGTTGATGTTATTGATACAAAGCTATACGGTACAGCAAATGGAGAGAAAATATTAGACCACGCGTTATCATTAGCAAAAAATTAA